Proteins encoded together in one Planctomyces sp. SH-PL14 window:
- a CDS encoding RNA polymerase sigma factor — MSDNPERDDLSRFDQERVFKKLIFPVIRCLRNLGASIEDAEEIGADAIRIVFRKLAENPSFIHCHRSYAIAVCRRLFFKSLKKKIGHSRIGLLPEAQLKLSYVDPIPKIELEEILLKHSCEVMKDLTPRQVEIIQMVESGTPVLHIAQQFGITEANVRTELCRARVKIDRSIRAIWRRYHD; from the coding sequence TTGTCGGACAATCCCGAGCGTGACGACTTAAGTCGGTTTGATCAGGAGCGGGTATTCAAGAAGCTCATCTTCCCGGTAATCCGCTGCCTGCGAAACCTGGGCGCGTCCATCGAGGATGCGGAGGAAATTGGGGCAGACGCCATCCGAATCGTCTTTCGAAAGTTGGCTGAGAATCCCAGTTTCATCCACTGCCACCGATCATACGCCATCGCTGTTTGCCGCCGGTTGTTCTTCAAGTCTCTCAAGAAGAAGATCGGACATTCGAGGATTGGCCTTTTGCCTGAAGCGCAGCTCAAGCTGTCATACGTCGATCCCATTCCGAAGATCGAGCTGGAGGAGATCCTCCTCAAACACTCGTGCGAAGTCATGAAGGACTTGACGCCTCGCCAGGTCGAGATCATTCAGATGGTGGAGAGCGGTACCCCGGTGCTCCACATCGCTCAGCAGTTCGGTATCACGGAGGCAAATGTCCGGACCGAACTGTGCCGAGCTCGCGTAAAGATTGATCGAAGCATCCGCGCGATCTGGAGACGGTATCATGACTGA
- a CDS encoding FHA domain-containing protein yields the protein MTDQSEIERLAAALRCEAEESDVDWLRREVDELDDLQPTADEGAIAQRIAERLGIDEVHTLSSPPEEEAGVELTLREARHINSTSEELSLAGRIASRLRMKDIQPSSVGVKRLPLHEGIQTIGRLPECDVHLPHLSVSRAHATLFISCFGVHVIDSGSRNGTFVNGRSVNGGPVSIHDSVRFGRVEAKLAALLNGTSVSLELVVELPEADEGHEELTRGAVPGSMRLLAGRVETIGGGHCDDTHPFASPVPKSATPISPLSDSNKLSGIAWLMSLLNDDTTRRIAVLAIERFSTREIAQELDLQVSTVRRKLHMITRIWSHTFDRDKL from the coding sequence ATGACTGATCAATCTGAAATCGAGCGCCTCGCAGCGGCCTTGAGATGCGAGGCCGAAGAATCGGATGTCGACTGGCTTCGTCGTGAGGTGGACGAACTGGACGATCTGCAACCAACCGCGGACGAAGGCGCGATCGCCCAAAGAATCGCGGAACGCCTCGGCATCGACGAAGTCCACACTCTGAGCAGTCCGCCAGAAGAGGAAGCTGGCGTCGAGTTGACTCTTCGGGAAGCGCGGCACATCAATTCCACGAGCGAGGAGTTGAGTCTTGCGGGACGAATCGCAAGTCGCCTCAGGATGAAGGACATCCAGCCGTCGAGCGTCGGAGTCAAGCGGTTGCCGCTACACGAAGGTATCCAAACAATTGGTCGGCTTCCTGAGTGTGACGTTCACCTTCCTCATCTGTCGGTGTCGCGTGCTCACGCAACGTTATTCATCTCCTGTTTCGGTGTGCACGTGATCGACAGTGGAAGTCGAAATGGGACATTTGTGAACGGCCGGAGTGTCAATGGCGGTCCAGTGTCAATCCACGATTCTGTCCGTTTCGGAAGGGTGGAGGCGAAGCTGGCGGCGCTGCTCAACGGCACGTCCGTTTCGCTGGAACTGGTAGTCGAGCTCCCAGAAGCGGACGAAGGTCATGAAGAATTGACACGCGGGGCGGTTCCTGGGTCGATGAGGCTGTTGGCGGGGAGAGTGGAGACCATCGGAGGGGGACATTGCGACGACACGCACCCGTTCGCGTCTCCAGTACCCAAGTCCGCGACGCCGATCTCGCCCCTCTCCGACTCGAACAAGCTTTCCGGGATTGCGTGGCTGATGTCACTCCTCAATGACGACACAACACGGAGAATTGCCGTCCTTGCCATCGAACGCTTCTCAACTCGGGAAATCGCCCAGGAATTAGACCTTCAGGTTTCCACAGTCCGCCGGAAACTTCACATGATCACTCGAATTTGGTCGCACACGTTCGATCGTGACAAGTTGTGA